A part of Cucurbita pepo subsp. pepo cultivar mu-cu-16 unplaced genomic scaffold, ASM280686v2 Cp4.1_scaffold000150, whole genome shotgun sequence genomic DNA contains:
- the LOC111784045 gene encoding uncharacterized protein LOC111784045 isoform X1, protein MSVDHVKKKAETVKVETIELPLLAEQKSRNSRLCRIFPTVSLLCLVLFVGSAYVAPHYRERIPRWGIDGLVSSKFNKCENQCRPNGSEPLPKDIVVTASNLEMRPLWGASKHSYQNPVNSSSNLFATAVGIKQKDLVNKMVTKFLSSDFAVMLFHYDGIVDEWKDFDWSNRVIHVTAINQTKWWFAKRFLHPDIVAEYNYIFLWDEDLGVEYFNPKQYVHIIESEGLEISQPALDPYESEVHHQITARGRRSTVHRRTFKHSNGGKDCDVNSKAPPCTGWIEMMAPVFSRAAWRCVWYMIQNDLIHDWGLDMQLGYCAQGDRTKNVGVVDAEYIIHYGRPTLGGPEENETSSKSHVKDHRADVRRQSYIELDVFRKRWQKAAEQDECWQDPYAETVEDNT, encoded by the exons ATGAGCGTCGATCACGTGAAGAAGAAGGCAGAGACGGTGAAAGTGGAGACGATCGAG TTGCCCTTGCTTGCAGAGCAAAAGAGCAGGAATTCACGTCTTTGTAGAATTTTCCCAACTGTTTCTTTGCTTTGTCTTGTATTGTTCGTGGGGAGTGCATATGTAGCACCACACTACAGGGAG AGAATTCCTAGATGGGGAATAGATGGTTTAGTCAGTTCAAAGTTCAATAAATGTGAG AATCAATGTAGGCCAAATGGAAGCGAGCCACTACCTAAAGACATTGTTGTCACTGCATCTAACCTGGAAATGCGACCGCTATGGGGCGCATCGAAGCATTCTTATCAG AATCCCGTTAACTCATCAAGCAACTTATTCGCCACGGCTGTTGggattaaacaaaaagatctTGTGAACAAAATGGTAACAAAG TTTCTTTCTAGTGACTTTGCTGTGATGCTTTTCCATTACGATGGTATCGTGGACGAGTGGAAGGACTTCGATTGGAGTAATCGTGTAATACATGTAACTGCGATCAATCAAACTAAGTG GTGGTTTGCCAAGCGTTTCTTGCATCCTGATATTGTGGCTGAGTATAATTATATCTTTCTTTGGGATGAGGATCTTGGAGTTGAGTATTTCAATCCAAAACA GTATGTGCATATTATTGAAAGTGAAGGGCTAGAAATATCGCAACCAGCACTTGATCCATATGAATCGGAGGTGCACCATCAAATTACTGCACGTGGGAGGCGATCGACCGTGCACAG GAGAACTTTTAAACATAGTAATGGTGGAAAAGATTGTGATGTCAACAGTAAAGCTCCTCCATGCACAGG ATGGATAGAAATGATGGCCCCGGTTTTCTCCCGAGCTGCGTGGCGTTGCGTTTGGTATATGATCCAGAATGATTTGATCCATGATTGGGGCTTGGATATGCAACTGGGATATTGTGCACAG GGTGATCGAACGAAGAACGTTGGTGTCGTTGACGCCGAGTACATAATCCATTATGGACGACCGACACTCGGTGGTCCAGAGGAAAATGAG ACATCTTCCAAGTCTCATGTAAAGGATCATAGAGCCGAT GTAAGAAGGCAGTCGTATATTGAACTAGATGTATTTAGAAAGAGATGGCAGAAGGCTGCTGAGCAAGACGAGTGCTGGCAAGATCCGTACGCAGAGACAGTAGAGGATAACACATGA
- the LOC111784078 gene encoding uncharacterized protein LOC111784078, which translates to MMSSHGAGFSLVFVLFLAVLAAENELNFNQPNGSVSEMVPLIEEGKINIMEMNETRRRLGSFQVCAPCTCCGGAKGLCLPSPCCYAINCNIPNRPFGFCSFTPKSCNCFGCNI; encoded by the exons ATGATGTCTAGCCATGGCGCTGGATTCTCCCTCGTTTTTGTGCTGTTTCTCGCCGTTTTAGCGGCTGAGAATGAACTAAATTTCAATCAA CCAAATGGGTCTGTATCAGAGATGGTGCCACTGATTGAGGAGGGGAAAATTAATATCATGGAGATGAATGAAACTAGAAGAAGACTCGGAAGCTTTCAAGTATGTGCTCCTTGTACTTGCTGTGGAGGTGCTAAGGGCCTCTGTTTACCTTCTCCTTGTTGCTATGCCATCAATTGCAATATCCCCAACAGGCCATTTGGGTTCTGTTCTTTCACTCCCAAATCCTGTAATTGCTTTGGATGCAATATCTAG
- the LOC111784045 gene encoding uncharacterized protein LOC111784045 isoform X2, whose amino-acid sequence MKFSGCLPLLAEQKSRNSRLCRIFPTVSLLCLVLFVGSAYVAPHYRERIPRWGIDGLVSSKFNKCENQCRPNGSEPLPKDIVVTASNLEMRPLWGASKHSYQNPVNSSSNLFATAVGIKQKDLVNKMVTKFLSSDFAVMLFHYDGIVDEWKDFDWSNRVIHVTAINQTKWWFAKRFLHPDIVAEYNYIFLWDEDLGVEYFNPKQYVHIIESEGLEISQPALDPYESEVHHQITARGRRSTVHRRTFKHSNGGKDCDVNSKAPPCTGWIEMMAPVFSRAAWRCVWYMIQNDLIHDWGLDMQLGYCAQGDRTKNVGVVDAEYIIHYGRPTLGGPEENETSSKSHVKDHRADVRRQSYIELDVFRKRWQKAAEQDECWQDPYAETVEDNT is encoded by the exons ATGAAGTTTTCCGGTTGT TTGCCCTTGCTTGCAGAGCAAAAGAGCAGGAATTCACGTCTTTGTAGAATTTTCCCAACTGTTTCTTTGCTTTGTCTTGTATTGTTCGTGGGGAGTGCATATGTAGCACCACACTACAGGGAG AGAATTCCTAGATGGGGAATAGATGGTTTAGTCAGTTCAAAGTTCAATAAATGTGAG AATCAATGTAGGCCAAATGGAAGCGAGCCACTACCTAAAGACATTGTTGTCACTGCATCTAACCTGGAAATGCGACCGCTATGGGGCGCATCGAAGCATTCTTATCAG AATCCCGTTAACTCATCAAGCAACTTATTCGCCACGGCTGTTGggattaaacaaaaagatctTGTGAACAAAATGGTAACAAAG TTTCTTTCTAGTGACTTTGCTGTGATGCTTTTCCATTACGATGGTATCGTGGACGAGTGGAAGGACTTCGATTGGAGTAATCGTGTAATACATGTAACTGCGATCAATCAAACTAAGTG GTGGTTTGCCAAGCGTTTCTTGCATCCTGATATTGTGGCTGAGTATAATTATATCTTTCTTTGGGATGAGGATCTTGGAGTTGAGTATTTCAATCCAAAACA GTATGTGCATATTATTGAAAGTGAAGGGCTAGAAATATCGCAACCAGCACTTGATCCATATGAATCGGAGGTGCACCATCAAATTACTGCACGTGGGAGGCGATCGACCGTGCACAG GAGAACTTTTAAACATAGTAATGGTGGAAAAGATTGTGATGTCAACAGTAAAGCTCCTCCATGCACAGG ATGGATAGAAATGATGGCCCCGGTTTTCTCCCGAGCTGCGTGGCGTTGCGTTTGGTATATGATCCAGAATGATTTGATCCATGATTGGGGCTTGGATATGCAACTGGGATATTGTGCACAG GGTGATCGAACGAAGAACGTTGGTGTCGTTGACGCCGAGTACATAATCCATTATGGACGACCGACACTCGGTGGTCCAGAGGAAAATGAG ACATCTTCCAAGTCTCATGTAAAGGATCATAGAGCCGAT GTAAGAAGGCAGTCGTATATTGAACTAGATGTATTTAGAAAGAGATGGCAGAAGGCTGCTGAGCAAGACGAGTGCTGGCAAGATCCGTACGCAGAGACAGTAGAGGATAACACATGA
- the LOC111784066 gene encoding zinc finger CCCH domain-containing protein ZFN-like isoform X2: MEYDSGIPMSVTEGHSSALTPSLREGSFANFDALWQMNLGSGEIMGSGSYPVRPGEPDCSYYIRTGLCRFGATCRFNHPPNRELAIATARMKGEFPERIGQPECQYYLKTGTCKFGATCKFHHPRDKAGIAGRVALNILGYPLRPSETECAYYLRTGQCKFGNTCKFHHPQPTNMMVSLRGSPIYPTVQSPTPGQQSYPGGSTNWSRASFIPSPRWQGPSSYASLILPQGVLSVPGWNTFNDQLGSVSSSESPQQTRENVFPERPGQPECQFYMKTGDCKFGAVCRFHHPRERVIPAPDCVLSPIGLPLRPGEPLCIFYSRYGICKFGPSCKFDHPMGIFAYNLSAASTPNAPVQHLFGTSSGTTALSLSSEGLVEAGSAKPRRLSITETREMSSDDENIEAEG, from the exons ATGGAATACGATTCTGGAATTCCGATGTCTGTGACGGAGGGACACTCCTCTGCTCTCACGCCGTCCTTGCGCGAAGGTTCTTTTGCTAATTTCG ATGCACTCTGGCAAATGAACTTGGGATCAGGTGAAATAATGGGATCTGGATCTTATCCCGTGCGACCTGGAGAGCCAGACTGTTCTTATTACATCAGAACTGGCCTCTGTAGATTTGGAGCTACATGTAGATTTAATCATCCACCTAATAGAGAGCTG GCTATTGCCACCGCGAGAATGAAGGGGGAGTTCCCAGAACGAATTGGACAACCAGAATGTCAG TACTACTTGAAGACAGGAACTTGCAAGTTTGGGGCTACGTGCAAGTTTCATCATCCTAGAGACAAGGCTGGGATTGCTGGAAGAGTTgccttaaatattttaggctATCCACTTCGCCCG AGTGAAACTGAATGTGCTTATTATTTAAGAACTGGACAATGCAAGTTTGGAAATACATGTAAATTCCACCATCCTCAACCGACTAATATGATGGTCTCACTGCGTGGCTCCCCTATTTATCCAACCGTACAATCGCCAACTCCTGGTCAGCAGTCGTATCCAGGAGGAAGCACAAATTGGTCAAGGGCTTCCTTTATTCCTAGTCCACGATGGCAAGGCCCTTCCAGTTATGCATCTTTAATTTTACCTCAAGGAGTTCTCTCTGTTCCAGGCTGGAATACATTCAAT GATCAGCTAGGATCAGTTTCATCATCAGAAAGTCCACAACAAACG AGGGAGAATGTATTTCCTGAGAGGCCTGGCCAGCCTGAATGTCAATTTTACATGAAGACCGGAGACTGCAAGTTCGGTGCCGTTTGTCGGTTTCATCATCCCAGAGAACGAGTAATTCCTGCTCCAGATTGTGTCTTGAGTCCAATTGGCCTACCGTTACGTCCG GGAGAGCCTTTGTGCATCTTTTATTCGCGTTATGGGATCTGTAAGTTCGGTCCAAGCTGCAAGTTCGATCACCCTATGGGAATCTTCGCATACAATCTCTCTGCAGCGTCAACACCGAACGCCCCAGTTCAGCATTTGTTTGGGACGTCATCAGGAACTACTGCACTGAGTTTGTCATCTGAAGGGCTAGTCGAAGCAGGATCTGCAAAGCCGAGACGACTATCAATCACAGAGACACGAGAGATGTCATCTGATGATGAAAACATCGAGGCCGAGGGCTGA
- the LOC111784086 gene encoding protein TRIGALACTOSYLDIACYLGLYCEROL 3, chloroplastic-like: MVSISGSVFFPLTVPDCSSRSRKVAVLDNHNSFCLKKKDQRRIVCNCIAPPPFFKSDGSSTVNFNDSFTSEHLSRDNEDEDESDVLIECRNVYKSFGEKHILRGVSFKIRHGEAVGVIGPSGTGKSTILKIIAGLLSPDKGEVYIRGRKRVGLIDDEELSGLRIGLVFQSAALFDSLTVRQNVGFLLYENSSLSEDQISALVTENLAAVGLKGVEDRLPSELSGGMKKRVALARSIIFDNRRKEIEPEVLLYDEPTAGLDPIASTVVEDLIRSVHIKGEDASGKPGKIASYIVVTHQHSTIRRAVDRLLFLYEGKVVWQGMTDEFTTSTNPIVQQFASGSLDGPIKY; encoded by the exons ATGGTTTCTATATCGGGTTCGGTGTTCTTCCCGTTAACAGTGCCCGATTGTTCCTCTCGATCGCGTAAAGTAGCTGTTCTTGATAATCACAATTCGTTTTGTTTGAAGAAAAAGGATCAGAGAAGGATTGTTTGTAATTGCATTGCGCCTCCGCCGTTCTTCAAGAGTGATGGATCATCTACCGTAAATTTCAAT GACTCGTTTACATCGGAACATTTAAGCCGAGATAATGAGGACGAGGACGAGTCTGATGTTCTCATTGAGTGTAGAAATGTCTACAAGTCCTTTGGAGAAAAGCATATATTGAGAGGTGTGAGCTTCAAG aTTAGACATGGAGAAGCTGTGGGAGTTATTGGGCCTTCTGGTACTGGGAAATCGACAATACTAAAGATCATTGCAGGTCTTCTTTCTCCAGACAAG GGAGAGGTATATATTCGAGGTAGAAAGCGAGTTGGTTTGATCGATGACGAGGAGCTATCTGGTCTTCGAATTGGATTG GTTTTTCAGAGCGCAGCACTTTTTGACTCGTTAACCGTGCGGCAAAATGTTGGTTTCCTTTT gtatgaaaattcaagCTTGTCTGAAGATCAAATTTCAGCATTGGTAACTGAGAACTTAGCAGCTGTTGGGCTGAAG GGAGTTGAGGATCGGTTACCTTCCGAATTATCAGGTGGAATGAAGAAACGAGTTGCTTTAGCTCGGTCTATAATTTTTGATAacagaaggaaagaaattgaGCCAGAG GTACTCTTGTACGATGAACCAACTGCTGGACTCGACCCAATTGCATCAACTGTTGTTGAAGACCTTATACGTTCTGTACATATTAAGGGTGAGGATGCTAGTGGGAAGCCTGGAAAAATTGCATCTTATATTGTAGTCACCCACCAACATAGTACCATTAGGAGAGCCGTTGACAG gttattgtttttatatgaGGGAAAGGTTGTCTGGCAAGGAATGACCGATGAATTTACAACATCGACAAATCCAATCGTTCAACAG TTCGCATCGGGAAGCTTGGACGGTCCGATTAAGTATTAG
- the LOC111784066 gene encoding zinc finger CCCH domain-containing protein ZFN-like isoform X3, translated as MEYDSGIPMSVTEGHSSALTPSLREDALWQMNLGSGEIMGSGSYPVRPGEPDCSYYIRTGLCRFGATCRFNHPPNRELVLSKNAIATARMKGEFPERIGQPECQYYLKTGTCKFGATCKFHHPRDKAGIAGRVALNILGYPLRPSETECAYYLRTGQCKFGNTCKFHHPQPTNMMVSLRGSPIYPTVQSPTPGQQSYPGGSTNWSRASFIPSPRWQGPSSYASLILPQGVLSVPGWNTFNDQLGSVSSSESPQQTRENVFPERPGQPECQFYMKTGDCKFGAVCRFHHPRERVIPAPDCVLSPIGLPLRPGEPLCIFYSRYGICKFGPSCKFDHPMGIFAYNLSAASTPNAPVQHLFGTSSGTTALSLSSEGLVEAGSAKPRRLSITETREMSSDDENIEAEG; from the exons ATGGAATACGATTCTGGAATTCCGATGTCTGTGACGGAGGGACACTCCTCTGCTCTCACGCCGTCCTTGCGCGAAG ATGCACTCTGGCAAATGAACTTGGGATCAGGTGAAATAATGGGATCTGGATCTTATCCCGTGCGACCTGGAGAGCCAGACTGTTCTTATTACATCAGAACTGGCCTCTGTAGATTTGGAGCTACATGTAGATTTAATCATCCACCTAATAGAGAGCTGGTACTAAGCAAAAAT GCTATTGCCACCGCGAGAATGAAGGGGGAGTTCCCAGAACGAATTGGACAACCAGAATGTCAG TACTACTTGAAGACAGGAACTTGCAAGTTTGGGGCTACGTGCAAGTTTCATCATCCTAGAGACAAGGCTGGGATTGCTGGAAGAGTTgccttaaatattttaggctATCCACTTCGCCCG AGTGAAACTGAATGTGCTTATTATTTAAGAACTGGACAATGCAAGTTTGGAAATACATGTAAATTCCACCATCCTCAACCGACTAATATGATGGTCTCACTGCGTGGCTCCCCTATTTATCCAACCGTACAATCGCCAACTCCTGGTCAGCAGTCGTATCCAGGAGGAAGCACAAATTGGTCAAGGGCTTCCTTTATTCCTAGTCCACGATGGCAAGGCCCTTCCAGTTATGCATCTTTAATTTTACCTCAAGGAGTTCTCTCTGTTCCAGGCTGGAATACATTCAAT GATCAGCTAGGATCAGTTTCATCATCAGAAAGTCCACAACAAACG AGGGAGAATGTATTTCCTGAGAGGCCTGGCCAGCCTGAATGTCAATTTTACATGAAGACCGGAGACTGCAAGTTCGGTGCCGTTTGTCGGTTTCATCATCCCAGAGAACGAGTAATTCCTGCTCCAGATTGTGTCTTGAGTCCAATTGGCCTACCGTTACGTCCG GGAGAGCCTTTGTGCATCTTTTATTCGCGTTATGGGATCTGTAAGTTCGGTCCAAGCTGCAAGTTCGATCACCCTATGGGAATCTTCGCATACAATCTCTCTGCAGCGTCAACACCGAACGCCCCAGTTCAGCATTTGTTTGGGACGTCATCAGGAACTACTGCACTGAGTTTGTCATCTGAAGGGCTAGTCGAAGCAGGATCTGCAAAGCCGAGACGACTATCAATCACAGAGACACGAGAGATGTCATCTGATGATGAAAACATCGAGGCCGAGGGCTGA
- the LOC111784066 gene encoding zinc finger CCCH domain-containing protein ZFN-like isoform X1, which translates to MEYDSGIPMSVTEGHSSALTPSLREGSFANFDALWQMNLGSGEIMGSGSYPVRPGEPDCSYYIRTGLCRFGATCRFNHPPNRELVLSKNAIATARMKGEFPERIGQPECQYYLKTGTCKFGATCKFHHPRDKAGIAGRVALNILGYPLRPSETECAYYLRTGQCKFGNTCKFHHPQPTNMMVSLRGSPIYPTVQSPTPGQQSYPGGSTNWSRASFIPSPRWQGPSSYASLILPQGVLSVPGWNTFNDQLGSVSSSESPQQTRENVFPERPGQPECQFYMKTGDCKFGAVCRFHHPRERVIPAPDCVLSPIGLPLRPGEPLCIFYSRYGICKFGPSCKFDHPMGIFAYNLSAASTPNAPVQHLFGTSSGTTALSLSSEGLVEAGSAKPRRLSITETREMSSDDENIEAEG; encoded by the exons ATGGAATACGATTCTGGAATTCCGATGTCTGTGACGGAGGGACACTCCTCTGCTCTCACGCCGTCCTTGCGCGAAGGTTCTTTTGCTAATTTCG ATGCACTCTGGCAAATGAACTTGGGATCAGGTGAAATAATGGGATCTGGATCTTATCCCGTGCGACCTGGAGAGCCAGACTGTTCTTATTACATCAGAACTGGCCTCTGTAGATTTGGAGCTACATGTAGATTTAATCATCCACCTAATAGAGAGCTGGTACTAAGCAAAAAT GCTATTGCCACCGCGAGAATGAAGGGGGAGTTCCCAGAACGAATTGGACAACCAGAATGTCAG TACTACTTGAAGACAGGAACTTGCAAGTTTGGGGCTACGTGCAAGTTTCATCATCCTAGAGACAAGGCTGGGATTGCTGGAAGAGTTgccttaaatattttaggctATCCACTTCGCCCG AGTGAAACTGAATGTGCTTATTATTTAAGAACTGGACAATGCAAGTTTGGAAATACATGTAAATTCCACCATCCTCAACCGACTAATATGATGGTCTCACTGCGTGGCTCCCCTATTTATCCAACCGTACAATCGCCAACTCCTGGTCAGCAGTCGTATCCAGGAGGAAGCACAAATTGGTCAAGGGCTTCCTTTATTCCTAGTCCACGATGGCAAGGCCCTTCCAGTTATGCATCTTTAATTTTACCTCAAGGAGTTCTCTCTGTTCCAGGCTGGAATACATTCAAT GATCAGCTAGGATCAGTTTCATCATCAGAAAGTCCACAACAAACG AGGGAGAATGTATTTCCTGAGAGGCCTGGCCAGCCTGAATGTCAATTTTACATGAAGACCGGAGACTGCAAGTTCGGTGCCGTTTGTCGGTTTCATCATCCCAGAGAACGAGTAATTCCTGCTCCAGATTGTGTCTTGAGTCCAATTGGCCTACCGTTACGTCCG GGAGAGCCTTTGTGCATCTTTTATTCGCGTTATGGGATCTGTAAGTTCGGTCCAAGCTGCAAGTTCGATCACCCTATGGGAATCTTCGCATACAATCTCTCTGCAGCGTCAACACCGAACGCCCCAGTTCAGCATTTGTTTGGGACGTCATCAGGAACTACTGCACTGAGTTTGTCATCTGAAGGGCTAGTCGAAGCAGGATCTGCAAAGCCGAGACGACTATCAATCACAGAGACACGAGAGATGTCATCTGATGATGAAAACATCGAGGCCGAGGGCTGA